A part of Leptospira congkakensis genomic DNA contains:
- the waaF gene encoding lipopolysaccharide heptosyltransferase II — MPEKILIIQTAFLGDLILSTSFFHAVKTEHPGAEIHVLVNAGTESVLDNNPDLTKVWSLDKKRIKKNPFAFLHFAGLLKKESFNKVYSAHFSFRSSLLSYLTRAPIRIGYKESGFSFLHTRTVQRPKQGPHEVEKLFSLLFEEYDYPSGRERRPYLFPGQLEEDSFLSKKKGILTGDEGYILIAPSSLWETKRMPEEKFVSVITQILRKRKETVILIGSKADLEIENTIFRLMKTEPLQLRERDRLLSLVGKTNLKELMVWIRNANAIISNDSSPIHFASAFNTPTVMLYGATIPAFGYGSLSDRHKIMEVKGLNCRPCGIHGGRICPEGHFRCMMDQNPVRIFEALEEVISHEIT, encoded by the coding sequence ATGCCCGAAAAAATACTGATCATCCAAACTGCTTTCTTAGGTGACCTGATCCTATCCACTTCGTTTTTCCATGCGGTAAAAACAGAACACCCAGGGGCGGAAATCCATGTGCTTGTCAATGCAGGTACGGAATCTGTTTTGGATAACAATCCTGATTTAACGAAAGTTTGGTCATTAGACAAAAAACGAATCAAAAAGAATCCGTTTGCGTTTTTGCATTTCGCCGGATTGTTAAAAAAAGAATCCTTCAACAAAGTGTACTCAGCACACTTTTCGTTTCGATCCAGTTTATTGTCTTATCTCACTCGTGCACCCATTCGTATTGGATACAAGGAATCAGGATTTTCTTTTTTACATACAAGGACTGTACAAAGACCCAAACAAGGCCCCCATGAAGTAGAAAAACTTTTTTCACTTTTATTTGAAGAGTATGATTATCCAAGCGGACGAGAAAGAAGGCCTTATTTATTTCCAGGCCAGCTAGAGGAGGATTCCTTCCTAAGCAAAAAAAAGGGAATCCTTACGGGTGATGAAGGATACATTCTCATTGCACCATCATCTCTTTGGGAAACCAAAAGAATGCCGGAAGAGAAATTTGTCAGTGTCATCACCCAAATCTTACGCAAAAGAAAAGAAACTGTGATTCTTATTGGTAGCAAGGCTGATTTAGAAATTGAAAATACAATCTTTCGATTGATGAAAACGGAACCACTCCAACTCAGAGAAAGAGACCGTCTCCTTTCTCTAGTAGGAAAAACAAACCTAAAGGAACTTATGGTTTGGATTCGAAATGCAAACGCCATTATTTCCAACGATTCCAGTCCCATTCATTTTGCCTCTGCTTTCAACACTCCTACCGTAATGTTATATGGTGCAACCATCCCAGCATTCGGATATGGAAGCCTTTCCGATAGACATAAAATCATGGAGGTAAAAGGTTTAAATTGTAGGCCTTGCGGAATCCACGGTGGACGAATTTGTCCTGAAGGGCATTTCCGTTGTATGATGGACCAAAATCCCGTGCGTATTTTTGAAGCCTTAGAGGAAGTCATCTCTCATGAAATTACCTGA
- a CDS encoding aminopeptidase P N-terminal domain-containing protein, with protein MKLPDKKIKDYNSKLYRSRIVNVQKKLKTGEIFLLFAASHKIRNRDVEYKFRQNSDFYYLTGITEEDSILVITKEVVGMFCLPKDKEKEIWTGIRLGKEKIKSMLGLNFSYDLSDWEKERPAILIGNHTLYYFFGENPDRDRELITECRNLSERAREGKFGPHRIEHPHFLHEERLIKSKEEISLLKNAAEVTKLGHMRIMRESKPGMYEYELEALLDQEYLKYGSIGGGYGHIVASGKNACILHYVNNDDLLKEGDLVLVDSGAEWNYYTADVTRVFPVGKKFTEAQKTIYEIVLYAQKNAILNSISGTPFNEVHKKTVRFLSDCLREMGFLKGSLEEIIDKGTYRKFYMHRTGHYLGMDVHDVGRYFLEGKSRPLKDGQVVTVEPGLYFDPTDDSIPKEFRGIGIRIEDDIVIHGKTPINLTESIPKEISEIEALKA; from the coding sequence ATGAAATTACCTGATAAAAAAATAAAAGATTACAACAGTAAGTTGTACCGCAGCCGAATTGTTAACGTTCAAAAAAAATTAAAAACGGGTGAGATCTTTCTCTTATTTGCGGCAAGCCATAAAATTAGAAACAGAGATGTGGAGTATAAATTCCGTCAAAATTCGGATTTCTATTACCTAACAGGGATTACGGAAGAAGATTCTATCCTTGTCATCACAAAAGAAGTTGTTGGGATGTTTTGTTTACCCAAAGATAAAGAAAAAGAAATTTGGACAGGAATCCGACTCGGAAAAGAAAAAATCAAATCTATGTTAGGTTTAAATTTTTCTTACGACTTAAGTGATTGGGAAAAAGAACGACCTGCTATTCTCATTGGAAATCATACCCTCTACTATTTTTTTGGAGAAAATCCAGACCGAGACCGCGAACTCATTACGGAATGTCGCAACCTTTCGGAAAGAGCTCGCGAGGGAAAATTTGGTCCACACCGCATAGAACACCCTCATTTTTTACATGAGGAGAGACTCATCAAATCCAAAGAAGAAATTTCGCTTTTAAAAAATGCCGCCGAAGTCACAAAACTGGGCCATATGCGCATTATGCGAGAAAGTAAACCAGGGATGTATGAATACGAATTGGAAGCACTCCTTGACCAAGAGTATCTAAAATACGGCTCCATTGGTGGAGGTTATGGTCATATCGTTGCCTCCGGGAAAAATGCCTGTATTTTGCATTACGTCAATAATGATGATCTATTAAAAGAAGGTGATTTGGTTCTTGTGGATTCGGGAGCCGAGTGGAATTATTACACTGCGGATGTGACTCGTGTTTTTCCTGTAGGTAAAAAATTTACCGAAGCCCAAAAAACAATCTATGAAATTGTATTGTACGCACAAAAGAATGCGATTCTAAATTCTATTTCTGGAACTCCTTTCAATGAAGTTCATAAAAAAACAGTTCGTTTCTTAAGTGACTGCCTTCGCGAAATGGGTTTTCTAAAAGGAAGTTTAGAAGAAATCATCGATAAGGGAACTTATCGAAAATTTTATATGCACCGAACAGGCCATTACTTGGGAATGGATGTTCACGATGTGGGAAGATATTTTTTAGAAGGAAAATCCAGGCCGCTTAAGGACGGTCAGGTGGTCACAGTGGAACCTGGTTTATATTTCGATCCAACGGATGATTCCATCCCTAAAGAATTTAGAGGGATCGGAATTCGTATCGAGGATGATATTGTAATCCATGGAAAAACACCTATCAATCTAACAGAATCTATCCCTAAAGAAATTTCTGAAATTGAAGCTTTAAAGGCATAA
- a CDS encoding MarR family winged helix-turn-helix transcriptional regulator, which yields MSRELPKRFRSVRYFDRISSEIAEIVRLEMEKLGYPGLTTSHFEILTFLLRSTVPINMTQIAKTIEKTKPTCTVLVNRLVKEGLVERNPSPSDGREWALLLSKDGKKIRKKIVTISAKLLSLQTWGISKENEDILYPILDQIYKHIRKEKEN from the coding sequence ATGAGTAGAGAACTTCCGAAACGATTTCGTTCTGTCCGTTATTTTGATCGAATCAGTTCCGAAATCGCTGAAATTGTTCGGTTGGAAATGGAAAAGTTAGGATACCCTGGCCTCACCACATCTCATTTTGAAATCCTTACCTTTCTTTTACGTAGCACCGTCCCGATCAATATGACACAAATTGCCAAAACCATTGAAAAAACAAAACCGACTTGTACGGTACTTGTGAACCGGTTGGTGAAAGAGGGTCTTGTCGAACGAAATCCTTCTCCAAGTGATGGAAGGGAGTGGGCTTTACTTCTATCGAAAGATGGGAAAAAAATAAGAAAGAAGATCGTGACTATTTCTGCCAAACTTCTTTCGTTACAAACTTGGGGAATCTCAAAAGAAAACGAGGATATTTTGTATCCTATCCTCGATCAAATTTACAAACATATCCGAAAGGAAAAAGAAAATTAG
- a CDS encoding enoyl-CoA hydratase/isomerase family protein — MISFEQIDGIGFIRLGINDKNSFSNESFLELKKTIQTAKESNSKVIVLKSDSPGTFSLGLDLTTVSTMDMSKDLAPFLNLFYENLKSLYTLPVPTIAEISGHALGYGAMLALVCDYRFVTEDIRFGLPEVKIGIQVPSFIYALLGEAVGYDAAKRHVLLGDAFKAKEMPSLFEEITTTEDDLRKKSKSLQTKLKKNSLSAMKDTKSGILNVQKDILALIEPDIIATIISIQSSDAQEGIAASVQVRRPVFTS, encoded by the coding sequence ATGATTTCATTCGAACAAATAGACGGAATCGGTTTTATCCGATTGGGCATTAACGACAAGAACAGTTTTTCTAATGAATCGTTTTTGGAATTAAAGAAAACAATCCAAACTGCAAAGGAATCCAATTCCAAAGTGATCGTGTTAAAAAGTGATTCTCCAGGTACTTTTTCTTTGGGACTTGATCTGACTACTGTCAGCACAATGGATATGTCAAAAGATCTGGCTCCTTTTTTAAATTTATTCTATGAGAACTTAAAAAGTTTGTATACCCTTCCCGTTCCTACCATAGCTGAAATTTCAGGCCATGCTTTGGGCTATGGAGCCATGCTTGCTCTTGTTTGTGATTATCGGTTTGTTACAGAAGACATTCGTTTTGGATTGCCTGAAGTAAAAATTGGAATCCAAGTCCCATCTTTTATTTATGCTCTTTTAGGCGAAGCTGTCGGATACGATGCTGCAAAACGTCACGTATTACTCGGAGATGCTTTCAAAGCAAAAGAAATGCCGAGTTTGTTCGAAGAAATTACAACAACGGAAGATGATTTAAGAAAAAAATCAAAATCTCTCCAAACCAAATTAAAGAAAAATTCTTTGTCCGCAATGAAAGATACAAAATCAGGAATTTTGAATGTACAAAAAGATATATTGGCTTTGATTGAACCAGATATTATAGCTACAATCATTAGCATTCAATCTTCGGATGCACAGGAAGGAATTGCTGCTTCGGTCCAAGTCAGGAGACCTGTTTTTACTTCTTAA
- a CDS encoding M20 metallopeptidase family protein has product MKLLPSHRKEEMVRYRRTFHQSPELKYEERETASFVKAHLESLGFQVESGIAETGLVALFDSGIPGKTILVRADMDALPIHEENNHEYKSKNPGKMHACGHDGHTSILMALSSELKSTFSEFVPKGRVLLCFQPAEEGGSGADRMIASGILERYKVDSVFALHVWNHIDLGKVGVVNGTMMASVDEFKITVKGTSGHGAMPQHTVDPIVVGSHLVTALQTLVSRNVDPLEPCVVTVGSFHSGNAFNVIPETATLHGTVRTYSKSVYEMIPKRMESLVNQVASGFGAKVDFEYNRIDKPTINDPAMADIVRTAAKNVLGENCLTEENTRTMGGEDFSAFLMERPGCYFFIGSRNESKGFIHPHHSSFFDFDEDALPIGLVVMKEVIKTYLLNSQ; this is encoded by the coding sequence ATGAAACTCCTTCCTTCACACCGAAAAGAGGAAATGGTTCGCTACAGACGAACCTTTCACCAGTCTCCTGAACTCAAATATGAGGAAAGGGAAACTGCCTCTTTTGTGAAGGCACATTTGGAATCTTTAGGTTTTCAAGTGGAATCAGGAATTGCAGAAACTGGACTTGTCGCACTTTTTGATTCAGGGATTCCTGGAAAAACAATCCTTGTTCGTGCCGATATGGATGCCCTTCCGATCCACGAAGAAAACAACCACGAATACAAAAGCAAAAACCCGGGAAAGATGCATGCTTGTGGCCATGATGGACATACAAGCATCCTTATGGCTCTTTCTTCCGAACTAAAATCAACATTTTCAGAATTTGTTCCAAAAGGTAGGGTTCTTCTTTGTTTCCAACCAGCCGAGGAAGGTGGATCTGGGGCTGACCGAATGATCGCTTCTGGAATTTTGGAAAGATACAAAGTGGACTCTGTTTTCGCCCTCCATGTTTGGAATCATATAGATCTTGGGAAAGTCGGAGTTGTGAACGGAACCATGATGGCTTCCGTGGATGAATTCAAAATCACTGTCAAGGGAACTTCTGGACATGGGGCAATGCCACAACACACGGTGGATCCCATTGTTGTGGGGTCTCATTTAGTCACAGCCTTACAAACCTTAGTTTCGAGAAACGTTGACCCACTTGAACCTTGTGTGGTCACAGTAGGCTCTTTTCATTCAGGAAATGCTTTTAATGTCATCCCCGAAACTGCTACTCTCCATGGAACCGTTCGTACTTACTCTAAATCTGTTTATGAAATGATTCCCAAACGAATGGAATCCCTTGTGAACCAAGTAGCAAGTGGCTTCGGTGCGAAGGTGGACTTCGAATACAATCGGATCGATAAACCAACCATCAACGATCCCGCTATGGCAGATATAGTGAGAACTGCTGCAAAGAATGTTTTAGGGGAAAATTGCCTCACGGAAGAAAATACAAGAACCATGGGTGGGGAAGATTTTTCTGCCTTTCTTATGGAACGTCCTGGATGTTATTTTTTTATCGGATCTAGAAACGAATCCAAAGGTTTTATCCATCCCCACCATAGCTCTTTTTTCGATTTTGATGAAGATGCCCTTCCCATTGGCCTTGTCGTCATGAAAGAAGTCATAAAAACCTATCTTTTAAATTCCCAGTAA
- a CDS encoding TolC family protein has protein sequence MQLSQWENGNTIPDSLQEGNGPKKLRLTISQAIEQVIENNTIVQNAKLEIVKADSPEWKNESKYSWKALASIQSSKQLFPSNRNNIFAGTIRSQDKISAGIEKQFKTGTYFKTEISTIRYDVNAFEDPASQSGFGSLLAAPPMYTGAVSVTLSQELLKYGFGRNEEDKEKLLKNQTLLVRENYINILTQLVVKILVDYWSLSIVDSQIATYEKVSKNTEEIRRLTLRKTGLGLSEGFEVNQWNQAYLKTQSLLAKSKVDRIEAERNLIRILNVDTGSSIEGVTDLSETLPTGINLKADKEYALSRRTDFLMLKREREIAKLALNTALAEDDPSLLASFTYSSIGQNFISPQDNFIARQRGITSFNYPQILAELKMSYPLWDLGIKAGIRDAETNLKVNEMKIQNLEQEISQEIDNRYEALIASHALLKDLIKTRKETEIFYNGLMERFRQGRYTAVNVKNALDSLANVELAVTQAKINFNINLVRYELAKNSLFEKYGLDLYSILDEVEKRAKLETDKL, from the coding sequence ATGCAACTTTCCCAGTGGGAAAACGGCAATACCATCCCAGATTCTCTCCAAGAGGGAAATGGTCCCAAAAAACTAAGACTCACTATTTCCCAAGCCATTGAACAAGTCATTGAAAACAATACCATTGTTCAAAATGCCAAATTGGAAATTGTAAAAGCAGATAGTCCTGAATGGAAAAATGAGTCCAAATACTCTTGGAAAGCCTTGGCCAGCATCCAGTCCTCCAAACAACTTTTTCCAAGTAACCGAAACAACATCTTTGCCGGAACAATTCGATCCCAAGATAAAATTTCGGCTGGGATAGAAAAACAGTTCAAAACCGGAACCTATTTCAAAACTGAGATCAGTACCATCCGGTATGATGTGAACGCTTTTGAAGATCCTGCTTCGCAAAGTGGATTTGGAAGTTTGCTCGCGGCTCCACCAATGTATACGGGTGCAGTTTCTGTTACTTTATCCCAAGAATTACTTAAATATGGATTTGGAAGAAACGAAGAAGATAAGGAAAAACTTCTAAAAAACCAAACCCTTCTTGTTCGCGAAAACTATATCAACATCTTAACACAACTTGTGGTAAAGATTCTTGTGGATTATTGGTCCCTTAGCATCGTAGATTCACAAATTGCTACTTACGAAAAAGTTTCTAAAAACACAGAAGAGATTCGTAGATTAACCTTACGCAAAACAGGTCTTGGACTTTCAGAAGGATTTGAAGTCAACCAATGGAACCAGGCGTATCTTAAAACCCAATCTCTTTTAGCAAAATCAAAAGTGGATCGAATTGAAGCCGAAAGAAATTTGATTCGTATTCTGAATGTAGACACAGGATCTTCTATTGAAGGTGTCACTGATCTCAGCGAAACTTTGCCTACAGGGATCAATCTAAAAGCAGACAAAGAGTATGCACTTTCTAGAAGGACTGATTTCCTTATGTTAAAAAGGGAAAGAGAAATTGCAAAACTGGCTTTGAATACAGCTCTTGCTGAAGACGATCCATCACTTCTTGCCAGTTTTACTTATAGTTCCATTGGTCAAAATTTTATTTCTCCTCAAGATAATTTCATCGCACGCCAACGAGGGATCACATCCTTCAATTACCCACAAATTCTTGCTGAGTTAAAAATGTCATATCCTCTTTGGGATTTAGGAATCAAAGCAGGAATTCGTGATGCGGAAACCAATCTCAAAGTAAATGAGATGAAAATCCAAAACTTGGAACAAGAAATTTCTCAAGAAATTGACAATCGTTATGAAGCACTCATAGCAAGCCATGCTCTTTTGAAAGATCTAATCAAAACAAGAAAAGAAACAGAAATTTTTTACAATGGGCTAATGGAACGTTTCCGACAAGGTCGCTATACGGCTGTTAACGTAAAAAATGCCCTAGATAGTTTGGCAAATGTAGAGCTCGCTGTCACGCAGGCTAAGATCAATTTTAATATTAATTTAGTTCGTTATGAGTTGGCAAAAAATTCTCTTTTTGAGAAATATGGACTCGATCTCTATTCCATTTTGGATGAAGTCGAAAAGAGAGCCAAACTAGAAACCGACAAATTATGA
- a CDS encoding thioredoxin domain-containing protein, which translates to MANLSKKPNRLVHEKSPYLLQHAHNPVDWFPWGNEAFEKAQKEDKIILLSIGYSTCHWCHVMERESFEDDSTAEVLNRDFVCIKLDREERPDIDKIYMDALHAMGTQGGWPLNMFLTPTKEPILGGTYFPPENRYGKRSFKEVLRLVSEAWKNQREELITAASDLTQYLRDNETRSNEGKLPAKEIIEKNFERYLQVYDKEFFGFKTNSVNKFPPSMALSFLTEFYLLKKDPRALEMAFNTAYAMKSGGIYDQVGGGICRYATDHEWLVPHFEKMLYDNSLYVGALSLLYKATGEPFFLEVIREIVTYIRRDMTLESGGIASAEDADSEGEEGKFYIWNQEEFFSLVPSEEIQGFWNVTEEGNFEHHNILNVYWKGKNPFVDGIQMKPEFSKQLELAKEKLLTVREKRIRPLRDDKVLTSWNCLWIRALLSAYEVSGDEEYLKDSKKIYQFITKQLVGEDGSILRRFREGEAKYFGTLPDYTEFIWVSMKLFQLDEDMDAYAFGKKSLDYVFANFESKVGPFYESYHGNEDLIVRTIEGYDGVEPSGNSTILHLFHLLFSLGYKNIDLQKKANSIFAYFLPELTQNSLSYPSMISAFQKFQYPSKEVLVVYRGKDLEEVGSIRKKLAGLKDPNLVWLVIEESKAKALVPELELLTGRGAGSGILYYVCQNFSCELPKDNWEETLNLIQQ; encoded by the coding sequence GTGGCAAATCTGTCGAAAAAACCGAATCGTCTGGTTCATGAAAAGAGTCCTTATCTGTTACAACATGCACACAATCCCGTAGATTGGTTTCCCTGGGGAAACGAAGCCTTCGAAAAGGCCCAAAAAGAGGATAAAATCATCCTTTTGTCCATTGGATATTCGACTTGTCACTGGTGCCATGTGATGGAACGGGAATCCTTTGAAGATGATTCCACAGCAGAAGTCTTAAACCGCGATTTCGTATGCATCAAGTTAGACAGAGAAGAACGACCAGACATAGATAAAATTTATATGGACGCCCTGCACGCCATGGGAACCCAAGGGGGTTGGCCTCTCAATATGTTTCTCACTCCCACAAAGGAACCAATTCTCGGAGGAACTTATTTTCCTCCCGAAAATCGCTACGGGAAACGCAGTTTCAAAGAGGTTTTGCGTTTGGTTTCAGAGGCTTGGAAGAACCAAAGAGAGGAACTGATTACAGCTGCTTCCGATTTGACACAGTATTTACGAGACAATGAAACTAGATCCAATGAAGGAAAGCTCCCAGCTAAAGAAATTATTGAGAAAAATTTTGAACGATACCTCCAAGTGTACGATAAAGAGTTTTTTGGATTCAAAACCAATTCTGTGAATAAATTTCCTCCTAGTATGGCTCTTAGTTTCCTTACGGAATTCTACTTACTGAAAAAAGACCCAAGAGCCCTGGAGATGGCTTTTAACACGGCTTATGCCATGAAGTCCGGTGGGATTTACGACCAAGTTGGAGGAGGAATTTGCCGTTATGCGACAGACCATGAATGGCTTGTTCCTCATTTTGAAAAGATGTTGTATGACAACTCTCTCTATGTTGGAGCTCTTTCTTTATTGTACAAGGCAACGGGAGAACCATTCTTTTTAGAAGTGATCCGGGAGATTGTAACTTATATCCGAAGGGATATGACCTTAGAGTCCGGCGGAATTGCGAGTGCCGAAGATGCTGATTCTGAAGGGGAGGAAGGTAAGTTTTACATTTGGAACCAAGAAGAATTTTTTTCCCTAGTTCCCTCAGAGGAAATCCAAGGATTTTGGAATGTGACCGAGGAAGGAAATTTTGAACATCATAACATTTTAAATGTTTATTGGAAGGGAAAAAATCCTTTTGTCGATGGAATCCAAATGAAACCGGAATTCTCTAAACAATTGGAATTAGCAAAAGAGAAGTTACTCACAGTTCGTGAAAAAAGGATTCGTCCCTTACGGGATGATAAAGTCTTAACTTCTTGGAATTGCCTTTGGATCCGAGCCCTTTTGTCTGCCTACGAGGTTTCTGGAGACGAGGAATATCTAAAAGATTCCAAAAAGATTTATCAATTTATCACAAAACAACTAGTAGGTGAGGATGGTTCCATCCTAAGACGATTCCGAGAAGGGGAAGCCAAATACTTTGGGACCCTTCCCGATTATACAGAATTCATTTGGGTATCGATGAAACTCTTCCAGTTGGATGAGGATATGGATGCCTATGCATTCGGAAAAAAATCATTGGATTATGTTTTTGCCAATTTTGAATCCAAGGTGGGGCCATTTTACGAATCCTATCATGGAAACGAAGATTTGATTGTCAGAACCATAGAAGGTTATGATGGAGTAGAACCTTCTGGAAATTCAACCATCTTACATTTGTTTCACCTTTTGTTTTCCTTGGGGTATAAAAACATAGATCTGCAAAAAAAAGCAAATTCCATCTTTGCCTACTTCCTTCCCGAACTCACACAAAATTCACTCAGTTATCCTTCGATGATTTCGGCGTTCCAAAAATTCCAATACCCATCCAAGGAAGTTCTAGTGGTGTATAGAGGCAAAGACCTTGAGGAAGTTGGATCCATTCGGAAAAAATTAGCAGGATTAAAAGATCCTAATTTAGTTTGGTTGGTAATAGAGGAATCGAAAGCGAAGGCATTGGTTCCAGAACTGGAACTCCTTACGGGAAGAGGTGCTGGTTCTGGAATTTTATACTATGTTTGTCAAAATTTTTCTTGTGAATTACCTAAAGACAACTGGGAAGAAACACTCAATCTTATACAACAATAG
- the rsfS gene encoding ribosome silencing factor, with translation MPNISTETLEHLKKIKQTLIDKKCENIQFLDLKDVHSYLSLFVLATVKTETQGRSCAKDIDKYMKPLKLAVKRQNLADLPKDATGWILLDYGEICVHIMTDEMRTYYSLDRLWGDATPIVV, from the coding sequence ATGCCGAATATCAGCACCGAGACATTAGAACATCTCAAAAAAATCAAACAGACGTTAATTGACAAAAAATGTGAAAACATTCAGTTTTTGGATCTAAAAGATGTCCATAGTTATTTATCTTTATTTGTACTCGCAACAGTCAAAACAGAAACGCAAGGTCGGTCTTGTGCGAAGGACATTGATAAGTATATGAAACCTTTAAAACTTGCAGTGAAACGTCAAAACCTCGCTGATCTTCCGAAAGATGCCACTGGATGGATCCTTCTAGATTACGGTGAAATTTGTGTACATATCATGACAGACGAAATGAGAACTTATTATTCGTTAGATCGTCTCTGGGGCGATGCCACTCCTATTGTTGTATAA
- a CDS encoding LytR C-terminal domain-containing protein gives MLREAPKKQPIPAKTLLIAAGSFFLIALLFLVFRSKGGFSLDQKLSQSKRLPILFSVLGDKDEYLFSLYAEFYPNEKKAALFFVNPKTSFDDGDKSLKERGSSAPSYVESVLEDTLDSNIPFKIVWTKTQFQNWINLLGGLGFFFEPKSLHITKNYARNKQTYILDGEDAFDWMSSLTDESMISYIRRLEIQETVFLTILEAIHEKRDLLGKQRVAYLHSQMTTNLSTKEWETLMDFLKKEKIHFGVSEVPGEPIGRPKQKDEILRANEETVKVAFHKFSSELRSLSFSEGERARIEVLNGTPKNGLARYGKVLLNDKGLKVLSVDNAWDSSFKSSIILNRSGNTQYTDIISDTFQGRRVYFALRKDLGLDATVVLGEDFQNSKD, from the coding sequence ATGTTACGCGAAGCTCCTAAAAAACAACCGATCCCTGCAAAAACTCTTTTGATCGCGGCTGGTTCCTTCTTTTTGATTGCCCTTCTTTTTCTGGTTTTTCGTTCGAAAGGGGGATTTTCTTTAGATCAAAAATTGTCTCAAAGCAAACGACTTCCTATCCTTTTCTCTGTTTTAGGTGATAAGGATGAATATCTGTTTTCCCTTTATGCGGAATTTTATCCCAATGAAAAGAAAGCGGCCCTCTTCTTTGTAAATCCCAAAACCAGTTTTGACGATGGAGATAAATCTTTAAAAGAAAGGGGAAGTTCTGCCCCATCGTATGTGGAATCAGTTTTAGAAGACACTTTAGATTCTAATATCCCTTTCAAAATCGTTTGGACCAAAACACAATTCCAGAATTGGATTAACTTACTTGGTGGACTTGGTTTTTTCTTTGAACCAAAATCCCTTCATATAACAAAAAATTATGCTAGGAACAAACAAACTTATATTTTGGACGGAGAAGATGCTTTTGATTGGATGAGTTCTCTTACGGATGAATCTATGATCTCCTACATTCGTAGACTTGAAATCCAAGAAACAGTATTTTTAACAATCCTTGAAGCCATTCATGAAAAAAGAGACTTACTTGGAAAACAAAGAGTTGCATACCTTCACTCGCAGATGACAACCAATCTTTCCACAAAAGAATGGGAAACTCTGATGGATTTTCTCAAAAAAGAAAAAATCCATTTTGGTGTTTCTGAAGTACCGGGGGAACCGATTGGAAGGCCTAAACAAAAAGACGAAATCCTAAGAGCCAATGAAGAAACTGTAAAAGTTGCTTTTCATAAATTTTCCAGTGAACTTAGGTCCCTCTCCTTTAGCGAAGGCGAAAGAGCTCGGATTGAAGTCCTGAATGGAACCCCAAAAAATGGGCTTGCCAGATACGGTAAGGTGCTTCTGAATGATAAGGGTCTGAAAGTTCTCTCTGTTGACAATGCCTGGGATTCTAGTTTTAAATCCAGTATCATCCTAAATCGCTCCGGAAACACACAGTACACAGATATTATCTCCGATACCTTCCAAGGACGAAGAGTTTACTTCGCACTCAGAAAAGATCTGGGGCTAGATGCCACTGTCGTACTCGGGGAAGATTTTCAAAATTCCAAGGACTAA
- the yqeK gene encoding bis(5'-nucleosyl)-tetraphosphatase (symmetrical) YqeK gives MKQIPKSNASFEDWILFFTDEIPNHVTETRLQHIFRVADYAESLAKIHGHPNPKKAYLAGLCHDITKQKKPEIHTGLFNEFSLDVTGIPSQALHAFSAPLWLEKEYGFSDPEITKAISSHTLGNSSPKLLDQILYAADFLGSDYAFRQPDLSQWVQKTEENLNYGVFMKAFQTISFLMEKKEVIHPFTFQTYNQSANLIKETK, from the coding sequence ATTCCTAAATCAAATGCCTCTTTTGAGGATTGGATTTTATTTTTTACGGACGAAATTCCAAATCATGTCACGGAAACCCGCCTCCAACATATTTTCCGTGTTGCCGACTATGCAGAGTCACTCGCTAAAATTCATGGGCATCCCAATCCAAAGAAAGCCTATCTCGCGGGACTTTGCCATGACATCACCAAACAGAAAAAACCGGAAATCCATACGGGACTCTTCAATGAATTTTCTTTGGACGTAACGGGAATTCCTTCGCAGGCCCTCCACGCTTTTTCCGCTCCGTTATGGCTTGAGAAAGAATATGGATTTAGTGATCCTGAAATTACAAAGGCTATTTCTTCCCATACCTTAGGAAATAGTTCTCCCAAACTTTTGGACCAAATTCTTTATGCCGCGGATTTTTTAGGATCCGACTATGCTTTCCGGCAACCAGATCTTTCCCAGTGGGTACAGAAAACAGAGGAAAATCTAAATTATGGAGTTTTTATGAAAGCCTTTCAAACCATTTCCTTTCTTATGGAAAAAAAGGAAGTCATCCATCCCTTTACGTTCCAAACGTATAACCAATCTGCAAACTTGATAAAGGAAACCAAATAG